The sequence below is a genomic window from Piliocolobus tephrosceles isolate RC106 chromosome 8, ASM277652v3, whole genome shotgun sequence.
GAGATTCAACAGGGTTGGGGTATTGATATTACAATGAGAAATGATTAATTTGTTAGGTGACTTAGACTTTTTATTAGTAACAGTGTCAACATTGTCATCTTACCTGTTGATATGCCCAGTTTAGCAACTTGTATCTGTAGGATCGCCTCATTGGGTAAGACAGACTATAAATTGCATGCAGTACagcaaaaaagaaactgagaagcCCAAACTGCTTTCTTGTTAACATCCACTTATCCAACCAATGTGGAAACTTCTTATACTTGGTTCCATTATGAAGTTGGACTATTGCTGCTATCACACCTGGCAGGTAAACCAATGCCAAGAGAGTGATGGAAACCATTGGCAAGACTTTGTTGATGACCAGGAttggaattttataaaaatattgttgaTGGGAAGTTGCTAAAGGGTGAATTACTTCCCTCAGAAGAGTGTAAAGAAAAGTCAGAGATGCTATAATAGCAGCTATTTTAATTGGCAAGTGCCATTGTGGAAAGAGTTCCTGCGTGTGCTGAAGTTCTGAAGGGCAGTCAAATTCATCAGCATGGGCTGTTTGGTGCAAATGCAAAAGCACAGGTCTTTTTAGCATGCTGGTCTCTACTGTGTCCTTATgctataaaggaaagaaaataaacacctTAAAATTGAACAAAACAATGGGATCCCTTGAACTAATTACTTATTGCTCAATCATTGTGCTTCTCATTAAATAAGGGCATTCAGAATCTTGCTTTTGAATACTGGTTAGTTGAAGATAGCATAGTCTATGTAGCACTGAAAGACTTTTGTCTTTTGCACAAAAGAAATATATGCTTCAGACAGGTGAGACAGTtaacttgaaaaatgaaattatttcattttatgcacACTGTTACTTTTATAAAGTATATGCTTATAACTTATTAATTACTTTTCCCTATTAAAATTactaagattaaataaataatttccactAAAACTTCCATTGAGATAATTTGGAAGAGTTTGGAACCAAAATTTTCTGCCACTTTTTCAGTCAAAAAATGTAGTAAGAAACACTTAATCCTGTGTTTAACCAAAAGTGGAAAAAGTGATTCTTATCCAAAAGTGGATTTATTTGGTTATACAGTGATTTGTCAATTTACTAGATGATCTCTTGGTAAGCTGCCATTGTATCTATGACAAAAATGCTTGCTTACAAAATTACTGTTAAATGGGCATTGATGACTTTTTTTACACTTAGAACTATAGACTGTTAGAAAGAATTGCAAGGGACTTGGGGATGATCTGATCCAAGGCTTTCATGGTATAGACAAACCATGACCCCAGATTTTCAGTAACTTATTCAAGGTTATTCAGCTAAGTCCCTGAAAATCAGTGAAGGTACTATTTCTCTCACACATGCTACTCTGTCCTTCACAGTATCAGTGACAATAATACAAGTCCAGATATCAGCAGACTAGGGTGAAAAATCACTTTCATAACACTAGCAGATATAGAATGGCATCTCAATTATGTTTAAAgatgtaaattattatttattattgttattattaatattttaccaaaTAATCATCTTCTTCTAAATTTCTCCTAGGCTTCATTTTCCAAAGTTCTTCTTCGTTTGTGATgtcttttctgctttccattaATTCTATAAAATAGTATGGCTTCAGTcacctgtaaaaataaaaataattactttcatGTCTATTCTACTTATGAAAATGTGAATGTTTGATGGAACAACATAAAAAATTGCTTAAAGACTAAAGTGGCagataaagtacaataaaaattcaaatagtgACTGATTTATACATTTAACTTCATATTATAATCTGTAAGAGTTTCAAACCAATGCCCTCTTATCAATGGTAACTGCTCTTTTTTATCCACTTATTTGTTCCATGAATAACCCAGGTGCCTGTATGGATTACAAAGGATCAGATGTTGCTTTTTACTTTAGGAAGATTTAACTTCAGGTTTCCATCTGGAGGAAAGCCAACTCCTTTCAATGGCAAATATAATTAGGAATGCATTATATTGAAAGTAATAATGTCATCAATGGAGGTTGGAGGTAGCTGATGTAAGATTTATGTTTAACAGAATTTTGGGGTTGACACTGGAGTCTGAAACAGTATTTTCAGAGTACCACTTTTCTTTTGGAGTAAGAGGTTGGTCTTTGTTTGGAAGATGTGAAGATGTGAAGATGTGAAGATGTGAATTGCTAGTATGTTTCCAGTGGAAGTGGTGAGTTGTGCCTCATTAACGATGCTCCCAGTCTTCTGGTCAACCCTGTGGAAAACAACTTTTCAAATTTCTCACTTGATAAAAGAATCTTCTCCTTAGCAAACTCACAGATCCTTATCCAGGATTGGTGTAACATTTTTTAGGGAAAGTAAA
It includes:
- the STEAP1 gene encoding metalloreductase STEAP1 isoform X2; protein product: MESRKDITNEEELWKMKPRRNLEEDDYLHKDTVETSMLKRPVLLHLHQTAHADEFDCPSELQHTQELFPQWHLPIKIAAIIASLTFLYTLLREVIHPLATSHQQYFYKIPILVINKVLPMVSITLLALVYLPGVIAAIVQLHNGTKYKKFPHWLDKWMLTRKQFGLLSFFFAVLHAIYSLSYPMRRSYRYKLLNWAYQQVQQNKEDAWIEHDVWRMEIYVSLGIVGLAILALLAVTSIPSVSDSLTWREFHYIQSKLGIVSLLLGTIHALIFAWNKWIDIKQFVWYTPPTFMIAVFLPIVVLIFKSILFLPCLRKKILKIRHGWEDVTKINNMEISSQL